The Rhodanobacter sp. LX-99 genomic interval TGCATGCGCTGGAAGAAGCCGGCCATCGCGTTCGGGTCGAAACCGGCCTTGGCCAGCGTCTGGATGCCGACGCGGTCGGCCTCGATCTCGTCCTTGCGAGTGAAGTTGATCGACTTCTGAGCGATCAGGCCCTGGCCGCCGGCCAGCACCGCCATGGGCGCGTCGCCGCTGTGGCTGCTGGCACCGGCGGCGATCGCGCCCAGCAGCACCAGCGCCATCAGCGGCGCGTCCTTCTTCGAGTCCTCGAACGCGCGCTGCAGATGGTTCTGGGTGATGTGGCCGATTTCGTGCGCGACCACGCCGGCCAGTTCGCTCTCGTCGCGGGTGATCGTCATCAGCCCGGCGTTCACCGCGATGTAGCCGCCGGGTGCGGCGAACGCGTTGATTTCCTGGTCCTTGACGACGAAGAACGCGAAGTGCTCCTTCGGCTTGTCGCTGCTGGCGACCAGCCGGTAGCCGAGGTCGTTGATGTAGTCGTCCAGCAGCGGGTCGTCCACCACCATGTCCAGCGCACGCATCTGGCGCAGCATGGAGGCGCCGTAATCCTGCGCTTCCTGCGGCGAGATCAGCGCGTTCGCCGAACTGCCCAGGTCGGGCAGGCGCACGTCCTGCTGGGCGCCGGCGGCGCAAGCCAGCCCGGCGGTGATCAGCGCCGTCAGCAGGCGCGGTGCGAGTCGTCGTGGTGCCATGCTCATAAGGTGGGTGACAATAGCATTGTGACCGTGGTCCGCCGCGTCGGTTCCGCTTGAGCTGCCGGCGTACGACCCCATTTAGTGATGGCCTTTCCCCAGTTGCGGAGTGTCGTGATGTCCAAGATCGAGGTCTATTCCACCGCGGTGTGCCCGTACTGCGTGGCGGCCAAGAACCTGCTCAAGTCCAAGGGGCTGGAGTGGACCGAAGTGCGCGTCGACACCGACGCGGCGCAGCGCGACGCCATGCTGGCACGCAGTGGCGGCCGCCGCACGGTGCCGCAGATCTTCATCAACGACCGGCACGTGGGCGGCTACGACGACCTCGTTGCCGCCGACCGCAACGGCAAACTGGCCGAGTTGCTGGAGCAGGCGGCATGAGCGACAAACTTGCCGAATTCACCGCGTTCCGCCAGCGCATGAACGAGCGCATCCTGGCCGAGGACAACCAGGTCGTGCGGCGCTTTTTCGCGCTGGACACGCAGACCTACAAGGCCGGCGCGCTCGACGTGAAGACCAAGGAGATGCTGGGCCTGGTCGCTTCGATGGTGCTGCGCTGCGACGACTGCATCAGCTACCACGTGGCGCAGTGCAAGGACGCCGGCGTGCGGCGCGACGAGTTCTTCGAGGTGTTCAGCGTGGGCCTGGTGGTGGGCGGTTCGATCGTGATCCCGCACCTGCGCCGCGCGGTGGATTTTCTCGACAAGCTGGAAGCCGGCGAGTCCGCCGCGCCGGAATGCGCCGACCACGCCTGAGTACCGCCGCCACGGCCGCATGAAACGCGGCCGCCTGCGGTTTTTTGCAATGCTGCGTGCGAGTATTTTCAACGTCTTGCGGGGCGTTCGCCCTGTTCGCGCGGGGGCTAATCGGCGATAATTGACCGGTTTCGGCACGTGCTCATCCCCATGAGTACGCGCCGCCTGCAGGTTTTCGTTTCAAGGAGTTCCCCCATGAGCAAGACGATTGCCGTGATCCCCGGCGACGGCATCGGCCCGGAGATCATGACCGCCACGCTGCGCGTGCTCGACGCGCTGGACTGCGGCCTTTCCTACGACTTCGTCGACGCCGGCATGGTCGCGCTGGACAAGCACGGCGACCTGCTGCCGAAGGCAACGCTGGACAAGATCGCCGAGCACAAGGTCGCGCTGAAAGGCCCGCTGACCACGCCGATCGGCGGCGGCTTCACCTCGGTCAACGTGACCCTGCGACGGCACTTCGACCTGTACGCGAACGTGCGCCCGGCGGTGAGCTTCCCGGGCACCAAGTCGCGCTACGAGAACATCGACATCATCACCGTGCGCGAGAACACCGAGGGCGCGTACCGCTCCGAGGGGCAGACCCTGTCCGCCGACGGCGAGATCGCCGAGTCGGTCGCGCGCAACACGCGCAGGGGCAGCAGCCGCATCGTGCGCTACGCCTTCGAGCTGGCGGTGAAGAAGGGCCGCAAGAAGGTCACCGCGGTGCACAAGGCGAACATCCTGAAGACCAGTTCGGGCCTGTTCCTCAACGTGGCGCGCGAGATCGCGAAGGAATACCCGCAGATCGAGTTCAACGAGATGATCGTGGACAACACCTGCATGCAGCTGGTGATGAAGCCCGAGCAGTTCGACGTGATCGTCACCACCAACCTGTTCGGCGACATCCTGTCCGACCTGTGCGCCGGCCTGGTCGGCGGCCTTGGCCTGGCGCCGGGCGACAACATCGGCGAGCACGCGGCGATCTTCGAGGCGGTGCACGGCTCGGCGCCGGACATCGCCGGCAAGGGCATCGCCAACCCGTGCGCGCTGCTGCTGGCCGCGGCCGACATGCTCGACTACCTGGACATGGTGGCCAAGGGCGACCGGTTGCGCCAGGCGATCCGCGACACCATGACGAACGACCGCGACAGCGTGACGCCGGACCTGGGCGGCAAGGGCAGCACCGGCAGCTTCGCCGACGCGATCGTGAAGCGCCTCGCGGCCTGATCCCGGCGCGCCCGGCCATCCACTTCAAAGCCGCGGTCGCTCCGCGGCTTTTTTGTTGGATCAACGTCGGCCGAGCGGCTAGGCTTTCGGGCTGGGTCATGCGACCGCCGGAGTTCGTCGATGCCATCACAGGTGATCCCCAGCCAGGTGTACGCGTTCTGGGTATTCGTCTACATCGCCGCTGCCGTACAGGCGGCGTTGCTGGCGCTGGCGCTGTGGCGGCGGCCGGTCAACGCCGAGGCGAACCGGGTGCTGGCGGTGTGGGTCGCGCTGACCGGCATGGACTTGCTGGTCAAGGCCGTGTACTGGAACTCGCTGTCGCCGGAGTGGTTCAGGGCGTATCGCTTCGTCGCGCTGTTTCCGTTCCTCTACGGCAGCCTGTTCTACGTCTATGTGCGTGCGCTGATCGAGGTCCGCGGCTTTCGCTTGCGCGACGGCGTGCACCTGCTCGGCTTCGGCGTGATGCTGGCGCTGAATGCGCATGTGCTGCTGATGAGCGACCAGCAGATGCAGGCGTTGTCAGCGCGCTGGGTGGCGGGCGAAAAGACCATCGGCTCGTGGTTCGACGTTCCCTTGTTCGTCTACAGCCTCTCGTACGTGGCGGCCGCGCTGATGCGCGTGCACCGCTACCGCCGCTGGTTGCGCGAGCGGCGCTCGGACGCCGACCGCATGTCGCTGCGCTGGATCGACGTGATGGCCGCTTGCCAGGCGGTCATCTGGATCATCGCCACCACGCAATGGCTGGCGACGCTGCCGGGCATCGACTACCGCCTGCTGTTCGGCGCGGTCGCCGCGTGGGTGTGCGTGGTCGGCTGGCTCAGCCTGAACCAGCCGCCGGTGGCGAGCGAGCCGACCGCGGTTGCCGGGGAGGGCGCGCCGTCGGACGCGACGGATCCCGGCGATGGGCGCTTCCCCGCGGTGGAGGCGCGCCTGGCGCAACTGATGGACGGCGACGACGCGCTCTATCGCGAGCCGGCGCTCACCATCGGGCAGGTGGCGAAGCGCAGCGGTTATCCCGAGTACCTGGTATCGGCGGTGATCAACCGGCGCTTCGGCGGCACGTTCTGGGACTACATCAACCGCCTGCGGATCGAGGCGGTGCGCGCCCGCCTGGCCGATCGCGGCGATGCGCGCACCATCCTCGACATCGCCTACGACTGCGGCTTCACCTCCAAGTCCACCTTCAACGCCGCGTTCAAGCGGCAGGTGGGCGAGACGCCGAGCAACTATCGCAAACGCCACGGCCAGGGTGAGGCCGTCACCGCGGCGGTCGGCGATGCAGCGCGGCGATGATCGCCGCGACCATGTCTTCCGTGCCGGTGCCGTAGTCGATCGAGATGCCCATGCGCACCACCACCAGCCGTTCCGACGGCACGATCACCACGTACTGCCCCAGCGCGCCGCGCGCGTAGTACATGTCCTTCGGCAACCGCGGCATGCCCCACGGGGCATGCCATACCGGCACGCTGCCCTCGCTCACCAGGTTGGTCCAGAAGCCGGCGCCGTAACCGGTTTTCAAGGTTTGCGAATGGCTGTACGCAACCCAGCCTTCAGGCAGGATGCGCCGTCCGTCGACCACGCCGTCGTCCAGGTAGAGCTGGCCGAAGCGGGCGAAGTCGCGGGCCGAAGCGTAGACATTGCTCGATCCGACCGGCGTACCGGTGGCGTCGGTTTCGATCACCGCGCTGCGCATGCCCAGCGGCGCGAACAGCGCCTGCCGCGCGAAGCGTTCGGCGTCCACCGCGCTGCCGCCGGCGGCGTCGCGGATCAGCCGCGAGAGCAGCACGTAGCCGAGGTTGCTGTAGCCCCAGGCAGTGCCGGGCGGATGGGCCAGCGGTGTCCGCGCCGCGTACCCGGCCATGTCGCGTTCGAGGAACAGCATGCGGGTCATCGGGCTGATCGCGCCGTCGGTTTCGTCGAACGGCAGGCCGCTGTCCATGCGCAGCAGTTGGTCGATGGTGATCGCATGGTGCGGGTCGGTTGGCGAACGCCAGGCGGCGATCGGCGCTGGCTGGTCCAACCGCAGCTTGCCCTCGCGCACGAGGATGCCGATCAGGGCGCTGACCACCGATTTCGTCAGCGAATGGGCGTAGATCGGTGTGTCCGGACCGTAGCCCGGGGCGTAACGCTCGGCAATCAGCTGGCCGCCGTGCAGCACGACTACCGCCTTGGTCAGGCGCGGGTGGGCCGGGTCGGGTTCGGCGAAGCCCTGGTCGAGTGCGCGGCGGATCGCCGGGTCGGCCGGTTCGACCACGGCCGCCGGCCAGGTGCTGGCGATCGGGGCGGGCTCGAAGCCGGCCGGCTCGGGTACGGCGCCGTCGCCGTGCACGAGCAGGCAGCCGAGCCCCTCGCGGTACGCCGCCCGCGCGGTGAAGTCGCCGAATACCGAGGTGCGCACTTCGCGCCTGGCGCGATCCACCTCGTAGTGGATCGCCCAGCCGATGCTGCGCATCAGCGGCAGTTGCTCCTCCCGGAAGGTCCGCTGCGGATCGACTTGCGAAACGAACGCCGCCGCGCACAGCGAACGGCTGACCGAGCCGGTGGCGGTGCGGAACAGGTCCTTGCCGGCGGTGCCGATCCAGATGACGGCGGCGAGCAGGAAGACGAGCAGGGTGACGAGGATAATTTTCAGGAGACGCAAAGCCATCGTGGTCCGCCGGGTCGGTTGTCGAGGTGGCCAGCATGGTGAACGCGGGGATGGCGGTCGTCCGATCCGGCGGAATCGGACGGCGCCGAAGTGTCGTGCGGGTGCGATCCGGCCGGTCCGGACGTCAGTCCAGCGAACAACCGCCTTCGGCGCAGCCGTTGAACTCGCGTTCGACGCGGCGGCGCAGGGCGGGAATTCGCAGCAACGGCAACAGTGGCCAGTAGGCCGGGATCTGCCGGCACAGCAGGGCGAACCCGGCCGCGCCGCGCAGCGTCGCGCCGTGGCGCAGATCCTGCACCACGACTTCGCCCGAGTGCAGCGGACCCACGGGCGAGACACTCGTGGAATCCTCGAAACGGCCCAGCCAGTCGAGCCGGCGATGCCACCGCGCGTAGCGTGCGCATTTCGCGCAGTCCGGATGGCGGAACAGCCTGATCGCGGCCATGGCGGCGACCGTTCAGTGCTTGCCTGGCTTGTAGTGGCCGGGCTCCGCGCGCGAAGGGATGGCGATGCGGTTCCAGCCGTTGATCACGATCACCACCATGTTGAGGTCGATCAGCTCTTCCTCGCTGAACTGGGCGCGGGCCTCCTCGTAGACCTCGTCCGGCACGCCGTGGACCGGGTCGAGCCGGGTCACCGCCTCGCACCAGGCCAGCGCGGCACGTTCGCGGGCGCTGTAGAACGGCGCCTCGCGCCAGGCCTGCAGCACGTACAGGCGCTGCTCGGTCTCGCCGGCGGCGCGGGCGTCCTTGCTGTGCATGTCCAGGCAGTAGGCACAGCCATTGAGCTGCGAGGCACGCATCTGCACCAGCTCGATCAGGTTCTGTTCGAGGCCGCAGCTCCTGACGTAGTCGCCCAGGGCGAGCAGCGGCTTCAGGGCGTCGGGACGTTTGTAGGCATTGAAGCGGGGCATGAGGTTCTCCGTGGAGTGGGCGGCCTGGATGGCCGTTCAGTGCAAGGACGCGGGCGGCGTCGATTTCGTGACAGCCGCCAGCCGGGCGAGCTTGCCGGGGTGGCGCAGGGCGTGCACAGCGGTGATGCGCTCGCCGTCGTCGTCGATCCAACTGGCCGAGATCAATGTGTCGCCCTGCCAGCCGAACAGGGCCGGCGTGCCGTTGAGCTGGCGGATCTCGTGGCGCACGCCGTGGCGCTGCTGCTGCAGCGCGATCTGCATGTACAACCGGGCCAGCCGCTCGGCGCCATGCAGCGGATGCAGGATGGCCCGTGCCAGGCCGCCGCCGTCGGAAACGCTCATGGCGTCCTCGGCAAACAGGGCGCGCAGCGCGGGCATGTCGGGTTGCTGCAGCGCCTGCATGAAGCGTTCGAGCAGGCGCCGCTGGGTGTCGATGTTCGGCATCGCCTGGCGCGGTCGATCCTCGCGCAGCCGCTGTTTCGCCAGGTGCACGCGCTGGCGGCAGGCGTCCTCGCTGATCTCCAGCATCGCGGCCGTCTCGGCATGGCTGTAATCGAACACCTCGCGCAGCAGGAAGGCGGCGCGCTCCTCCGCACTCAGCCGCTCCAGCAGCAGGAGGAAGGTAAGGGTGAGGCTTTCGGCGCGTTCCAGTTGCGCCTCGGGCTGCTCGGACTCGGCGGCCAGCGGCTCCGGCAGCCACGGACCGGGATAGTGCGCGCGTTCGGTCTTGGCCCGGCGCAGGCGATCGAGTGCGATGCGCGTGGTCACGGTGACCAGCCAGGCCTCCGGGTCGTCCAGCGCGTCGGCATCCTGCGCGTGCCAGCGCAGCCAGGCATCGTGCAGGACGTCCTCGGCGTCGCTGGGCGTGCCGAGCATGCGGTAGGCCAGGCCGAACAGGCGTGGGCGGTGTTGCTGGAACAGTGCGGTGTGCGGATCCATGGCGTTTTCCGTTGCGGCGTCCAGACAGGACGCGCGGGGATCACACGATGTGACCGCTCAGCGGAGCGTCACTTACCGAAACAGCGGCCACGGTGCCAGGAAGACCAGCCAGATCAGCAGCAGGATGCCGGCGTACTTGCAGGCCTTGTACAGCTTCTTGTGCCGCCGCTTGAACTCGGCTTTGAACCGGTTGCCGCCGGTGTTCCTGCGGCGCTGGCTCAGCGCGAACAGGCGGTTCACGAAACCGGTCTTCTCCGCTTCGCCCTCGGTGTTCGGCGAGGCGGTGATCCTGCCCATGAACGCGCCGACCCGATGGTTGATCGCGCTCATCCAGCGCGTGCGCAGCGGACGCTCGACGTCGGCGAACAGGATCACCCGGGTCTGCCCGGTGGTGTTCTCGGCCCAGTGCACGTAGGTTTCGTCGAACACCACGTCCTTGCCGTCGCCCCAGGCGTGCTCCTCGCCGTCGACGAAGATGCGGCAGCCCGGCGAGTTCGGCGTGATCAGGCCCAGGTGGTAGCGCAGCGAACCGGCGAACGGGTCGCGGTGCGGGTTGAGCTTGCTGCCCGGCGGCAGCAGCGCGAACATCGCCGCCTTCACGCTGGGGATCGACTTCAGCAGGGCCACCGTCTGCGGGCACAGCGCCTCGGCCGAGGTCAGCGGCTCGCCGTACCACTTCAGGTAGAAGCGCTTCCAGCCCTGCTTGAAGAAGCTGTTGAAGCTGGCGTCGTTGTTCTTCGCGGCGGCGCGGATGTAGCCCTCGTCGAACAGGTGCGTCGCCTCGTCGCGGATGACCTGCCAGTTCGCCTGCAGCAGGTCCAGCTGCGGAAAGCCGCGGCGGTCGAGGATGGGCCGCGCCGGCACCGCCGAGAACGCGTACATCAGCAGGTTGTACGGCGCGAACACCGCCGAGTGGTCGACCAGCTGGCGGTCGAAACGCAGCCGCACGCGGCCGCGCAGGTGCACCAGCAGCACGCACAGCGCGAAGAAGACGAACAGGGCCAGCAGGACGAGGCGGGGAGTGAGGATCATGTCGACGCTTGCAACCGTGGAATGATTGTCAGACGGGCATTCTACTCGCTTGGCTGGCGCCGTTATCGCGAGGCTGCGGCGGCCTTCACTCGCTGTTCCCGGGTCAGCTCGACATGCCGCTGCGGGCTGATGGGTTCGAACACCGGCTGTACGACACCACCCTTGTGGCGCAGCGCGGCAATCATGTTGGCGGTAGGGTAGCGGCCGGCGGCGAGGGCTGCCGCGTCGATCGCATGCATGCGATCGATCCGTTCGCGGTCTCCGGCCAGCTGCGGGTCGAAGTTGAAACCGATCCGCCGTTCGACGAACGGCATGATGGCGCCGCCGAAGCTGAAGAACAGCTCGAAATCGAACTCGGCCAGCAGGCAGTCCACGATGTCCTGCGCGCGCACGCCCTCGTTGGAATACGCGGCGTGGTCGATCGGGCGGTAACGCGGCGATGACGTATTGAAATGGCGATCGTGACGCTTGTTCGCCGGCAGGGCCGCCCACGCTTCCTGCACCACGGTTTCCACGTCGGGCCACAGCTGGTGGCCGTTGCGGCCGACGATGTCGGAGCTGAGCAGCACGCCTTGCGCGGCCAGCGAACGACGCAGCGACACGCAGAGGGTTTCCAGTTCGGTGACGTGGTGGAAGAACTGGTTGACGATGATGACGTCCTGCCCGGGCAGTGCGAACGGCAGGTTGCAGTCGCGCGCCTCGAACGTCATCGTCGCCTCGACCCCGCGCTCCTGCGCCGCGGCGGCGGCATGGCGCATCAGCGCCGGATTGAAGTCGATGCAGGTGATGCGCACCGCGACGCCGTCCGCGTGCAGTCGTGCGGCTAGCTCGATCTCCATGCCGCACGAGCCGGTGCCGACGCTGAGCACGCGCACGGGTACGTTTGCGCCGGCCGCACGGCGCCGGATGTGGTCGAGGAAGAAGCTTTCCGGCGAGCCGATGCCCAGCCGCTGCGCGTCCGGCGCCAGGAAGCGCCCCGACCAGTACGCGAAGATCGGCGGCAGCGTTTCGCCCTGGTATTGCGGGGTGACGCTGAACGCGATGCGCTCGGCCACGGCGAGCAGCCGGCGGCGAGCGGGTGCGGGCAGCGAGCGTGCCAGCCATGCGATGGCGCGCTTGGCCGGCAGCCGGTGGCGGTAGGCGAAACTCTTCAGCGACATGCGGGCGGTATGGGGTCGGGCGTGGCGGGGAATGGGCAGGGGCGTGGAAGCGGGTGACCTGTCGTTGCGCGGCAGGTCACCCGCTTGCAGCTCTTGGCGTTACAGCGCCTCCGCCGCGAAATCCGCCAGCCGCGAACGTTCGCCGCGGCGCAGGGTGACGTGCGCCGAGTGCGCCCAGTTCTTGAAACGGTCCACCGCGTAGGTGAGGCCGGAGGTGGTTTCGGTGAGGTAGGGCGTGTCGATCTGTTCGACGTTGCCGAGGCATACGATCTTGGTGCCTGGGCCGGCGCGGGTGATCAGGGTCTTCATCTGCTTCGGGGTGAGGTTCTGCGCCTCGTCGATGATCAGGTAGCGGTTGAGGAAAGTGCGCCCGCGCATGAAGTTCAGCGAGCGGATCTTGATGCGCGAGGCGAGCAGGTCGTTGGTGGCCTGGCGGCCCCAGCTGCCGCCGTCCTCGGGGTTGGTGAGCACTTCGAGGTTGTCGGTCAGCGCACCCATCCACGGCGTCATCTTTTCCTCTTCGGTGCCGGGCAGGAAGCCGATGTCCTCGCCCACCGAAACGGTGGCGCGGGTCATGATGATCTCGCGGTAGCGCTGCTGGTCCATCACCTGGGCCAGGCCGGCGGCCAGCGCCAGCAGGGTCTTGCCGGTGCCGGCGTTGCCGAGCAGGGTGACGAAGTCGATGTCCGGATCCATCAGCGCGTTGAGCGCGAAGTTCTGCTCGCGGTTGCGCGCGCCGATGCCCCACACGTGGTGGTTCGCGTGCGAGTGGTCGTCCAGCAGGACCAAGGTGGCGCTGGCGTCGTCGACGTGCAGCACGCGCAGCTCGACCGCATTCTCGCCAGGCAGGTACAGGCACTGGTTGGGGTGCCAGTCGTCCTCCTCGCGCCGGTTCATTTCGTAGAACGTGCGACCGCGTTCGGTCCACGAGCGCACTTCCGGGTGCCGTTCCCAGAAGTCTTCCGGCAGCTGGGCGGAGCCGGTGTAGAGCAGCGAGAAATCGTCCAGCGCGCGGTCGTTCTCGTAATCCTCGGCGACCAGCCCGTTGATGCTGGCCTTGATCCGGAGGTTGATGTCCTTGGTGACCAGGATGACGTCGCGGCCGGGGTTCTGGTCGCGCAGTTCGATCACCGCCGACAGGATCTGGTTGTCCGCCTTGGCGTGGCCGTTGCTGCTGGTGCGGTGCTGGAAATACAGCCGGCCCACCGAGGCGCCGCGCTTGAGCTTGATGCCCTGCGGGTTGCTCAGCTCGAGTCCGTCGCCGAGGTCGTGCTGCTTGCCCAGTTCGATCAGCTCGTTGAGGAAGCGGCTGACCTGGCGGCCGTTGCGCGAGACTTCGGAGGCGCCCTTCTTTTTTTCGTCCAGTTCCTCCAGCACGGTCATCGGGATGAAGACGTCGTGTTCCTCGAAGCGGAACAGCGAGGTCGGGTCATGCAGCAGGACGTTGGTGTCGAGAGCGTAGATGCGCTTGCTTCCGGTCATGCGGAAGTGTCCTCGCTGGTGGGTGGAAGGAACAGGCGGATGGAAGCCATGGACGGCGGGGCGGTCACTGGGCGGGGATGGCGTCGAGCACGGCCTGGGCGTGGCCCGGGACTTTCACGCCGCGCCATTCGCGCGCCAGCTTCCCGTCGGGGTCGATCAGGAAGGTGCTGCGCACGATGCCCAGGTGGCGCTTGCCGTACAGCACCTTCTCGTGGATCACGTCGAACGCGTGGCACCAGGTTTCATCGGCATCGGACACCAGCGGGAACGGAAGCTCCTGCTTCGCAGCGAAGTTGGCGTGCGATTTCGGCGAGTCGCGCGACACGCCGATGACCTGCGCATGGCGTTCGAGGAAGGCCGGGTAGAGGTCGCGGAAATCCCTGGCCTCGCTGGTGCAGCCGGGCGTCGAGTCCTTGGGGTAGAAATACACCACGAGCCACTGGCCCTTGAGGCTGGCCAGCTTCAGTTCGCTGCCATCGCCGGTGGTGCCTTTCAGCGGGGGCAGCTTCTTGCCGATATCGGGCATGACTTATCCTGCACGGCGGTGCGGCGCCGTGATCGTTGGTGGAAAGCGAGGGGTGACGCGGTTCGGACGAGGGGCGTCATGGCGCCCGGAGCGATCGGCATGAATCGACACGCTGGCTGCAATGCAACGTCCCTCCGGCAGGGTCACGGGCACAGACTAGCGCGGGCGGGGCGGCGGATGACAGTCCTTGTCAGGGGGGCGCGATCGCGCGATGCTCGGGAGGCTGTGTGGGCTCAGAATTTGACCGGGTCCATGATCGCGTCGAGGTTCAGGCCGTCGCACAGTTCCAGGAAGTCGTCGCGCAGCGCGGCGATATGGATTTCCGCCGGGATGCCGATGGTGAACTGGGCCTGGAACATCTCCGCTCCGGTCTGCATCGCCTGGTAGCGGGTGGAGTTCAGCTGCTCCACGCTGATCCCGTGCTGGCTGAAGAAATCCACGATGCGCGCCACGATGCCGGGCCGGTCGGCCGCCACCACTTCGACCAGATAGGGGAGCAGATGCGAGCTGTTCTGGCGCGGGCCGGTGCGGTAATGCACCAGCCGCATGTTCTCGTCGCGGGTCAGCTTGGCCAGTGCGGTTTCCAGCTTGGCCAGTGCATCCCACGCGCCGGTGGCCAGCAGCATCAGCGAAATTTCCGTGCCGATGGTGGAGACGCGCGACTCGGACAGGTTGCAGCCGGCGTCGGCGATGCGCTTGGCCAGCGCCAGCAGCGGCGATTTGGTCGTCGGGGTGAGCGCGTGGATCAGCAACTGGTTGTCGTTGCCCGCGCGCGTGGAAGCGGAAGAGGGGCCGGGAGAAGGTTTCAAGAGGGTCTGCCTGTGGACGTCAGCCCGCGCGATGCGGAGCCATGAGACTACTCCGGTCGAGCTTACTTGCCCCTCTCGCGAGGCGGCAAGTAACATGCAGGGCTTGCCTTGGTAGCGGAATCGAGTCTTGAACATTCGCGGTAGCATCTGTGCGCTGGCCACCCCGTTCGCGGCCGATGGCGCACTCGACCTGGATGCGTTCGGCCGGTTGCTCGATCATCAATTGGCCGGCGGTACGCAGGCCCTGGTGGTGGCCGGTTCCACCGGTGAGGCGCACATGCTGGAGCACGACGAGTTCGACCGCCTGCTGGCGTTCGCGCTCGAGCGCGTG includes:
- a CDS encoding aspartyl/asparaginyl beta-hydroxylase domain-containing protein; this encodes MILTPRLVLLALFVFFALCVLLVHLRGRVRLRFDRQLVDHSAVFAPYNLLMYAFSAVPARPILDRRGFPQLDLLQANWQVIRDEATHLFDEGYIRAAAKNNDASFNSFFKQGWKRFYLKWYGEPLTSAEALCPQTVALLKSIPSVKAAMFALLPPGSKLNPHRDPFAGSLRYHLGLITPNSPGCRIFVDGEEHAWGDGKDVVFDETYVHWAENTTGQTRVILFADVERPLRTRWMSAINHRVGAFMGRITASPNTEGEAEKTGFVNRLFALSQRRRNTGGNRFKAEFKRRHKKLYKACKYAGILLLIWLVFLAPWPLFR
- a CDS encoding serine hydrolase; this translates as MALRLLKIILVTLLVFLLAAVIWIGTAGKDLFRTATGSVSRSLCAAAFVSQVDPQRTFREEQLPLMRSIGWAIHYEVDRARREVRTSVFGDFTARAAYREGLGCLLVHGDGAVPEPAGFEPAPIASTWPAAVVEPADPAIRRALDQGFAEPDPAHPRLTKAVVVLHGGQLIAERYAPGYGPDTPIYAHSLTKSVVSALIGILVREGKLRLDQPAPIAAWRSPTDPHHAITIDQLLRMDSGLPFDETDGAISPMTRMLFLERDMAGYAARTPLAHPPGTAWGYSNLGYVLLSRLIRDAAGGSAVDAERFARQALFAPLGMRSAVIETDATGTPVGSSNVYASARDFARFGQLYLDDGVVDGRRILPEGWVAYSHSQTLKTGYGAGFWTNLVSEGSVPVWHAPWGMPRLPKDMYYARGALGQYVVIVPSERLVVVRMGISIDYGTGTEDMVAAIIAALHRRPPR
- the grxC gene encoding glutaredoxin 3 — encoded protein: MSKIEVYSTAVCPYCVAAKNLLKSKGLEWTEVRVDTDAAQRDAMLARSGGRRTVPQIFINDRHVGGYDDLVAADRNGKLAELLEQAA
- a CDS encoding carboxymuconolactone decarboxylase family protein, producing the protein MPRFNAYKRPDALKPLLALGDYVRSCGLEQNLIELVQMRASQLNGCAYCLDMHSKDARAAGETEQRLYVLQAWREAPFYSARERAALAWCEAVTRLDPVHGVPDEVYEEARAQFSEEELIDLNMVVIVINGWNRIAIPSRAEPGHYKPGKH
- a CDS encoding isocitrate dehydrogenase; protein product: MSKTIAVIPGDGIGPEIMTATLRVLDALDCGLSYDFVDAGMVALDKHGDLLPKATLDKIAEHKVALKGPLTTPIGGGFTSVNVTLRRHFDLYANVRPAVSFPGTKSRYENIDIITVRENTEGAYRSEGQTLSADGEIAESVARNTRRGSSRIVRYAFELAVKKGRKKVTAVHKANILKTSSGLFLNVAREIAKEYPQIEFNEMIVDNTCMQLVMKPEQFDVIVTTNLFGDILSDLCAGLVGGLGLAPGDNIGEHAAIFEAVHGSAPDIAGKGIANPCALLLAAADMLDYLDMVAKGDRLRQAIRDTMTNDRDSVTPDLGGKGSTGSFADAIVKRLAA
- a CDS encoding class I SAM-dependent methyltransferase yields the protein MSLKSFAYRHRLPAKRAIAWLARSLPAPARRRLLAVAERIAFSVTPQYQGETLPPIFAYWSGRFLAPDAQRLGIGSPESFFLDHIRRRAAGANVPVRVLSVGTGSCGMEIELAARLHADGVAVRITCIDFNPALMRHAAAAAQERGVEATMTFEARDCNLPFALPGQDVIIVNQFFHHVTELETLCVSLRRSLAAQGVLLSSDIVGRNGHQLWPDVETVVQEAWAALPANKRHDRHFNTSSPRYRPIDHAAYSNEGVRAQDIVDCLLAEFDFELFFSFGGAIMPFVERRIGFNFDPQLAGDRERIDRMHAIDAAALAAGRYPTANMIAALRHKGGVVQPVFEPISPQRHVELTREQRVKAAAASR
- the sigJ gene encoding RNA polymerase sigma factor SigJ, which produces MDPHTALFQQHRPRLFGLAYRMLGTPSDAEDVLHDAWLRWHAQDADALDDPEAWLVTVTTRIALDRLRRAKTERAHYPGPWLPEPLAAESEQPEAQLERAESLTLTFLLLLERLSAEERAAFLLREVFDYSHAETAAMLEISEDACRQRVHLAKQRLREDRPRQAMPNIDTQRRLLERFMQALQQPDMPALRALFAEDAMSVSDGGGLARAILHPLHGAERLARLYMQIALQQQRHGVRHEIRQLNGTPALFGWQGDTLISASWIDDDGERITAVHALRHPGKLARLAAVTKSTPPASLH
- a CDS encoding AraC family transcriptional regulator, which gives rise to MPSQVIPSQVYAFWVFVYIAAAVQAALLALALWRRPVNAEANRVLAVWVALTGMDLLVKAVYWNSLSPEWFRAYRFVALFPFLYGSLFYVYVRALIEVRGFRLRDGVHLLGFGVMLALNAHVLLMSDQQMQALSARWVAGEKTIGSWFDVPLFVYSLSYVAAALMRVHRYRRWLRERRSDADRMSLRWIDVMAACQAVIWIIATTQWLATLPGIDYRLLFGAVAAWVCVVGWLSLNQPPVASEPTAVAGEGAPSDATDPGDGRFPAVEARLAQLMDGDDALYREPALTIGQVAKRSGYPEYLVSAVINRRFGGTFWDYINRLRIEAVRARLADRGDARTILDIAYDCGFTSKSTFNAAFKRQVGETPSNYRKRHGQGEAVTAAVGDAARR
- a CDS encoding carboxymuconolactone decarboxylase family protein; this translates as MSDKLAEFTAFRQRMNERILAEDNQVVRRFFALDTQTYKAGALDVKTKEMLGLVASMVLRCDDCISYHVAQCKDAGVRRDEFFEVFSVGLVVGGSIVIPHLRRAVDFLDKLEAGESAAPECADHA